The segment CGACTTCGTCGCCATTGCCAATCTGCTTACCGGTGGTGAGCCGGCCCGTCTCAGTCCAGCTGACATAACTCGCGATTCGATGCGTACAGCGTTCGCGGCGTTTGCAGCCGACCACGAGGCGGCTTCCATCCGACGCTGCTGGTCAACGTGGAATATGTTGTGCACCTTCCTCTATACGAACGAACTGTTGGCGGCCAACCCCATGCAGCTCGTTGCACGACCGAAGTTGAAGAGGCCGATGCCGAAAGCCCTCCCCCGAACAGCGGTTGAAGCCCTGCTGTCTGCCGTCACGCAGGAGTCCGATACTCGCCGAACAGACTGGAAAGAAAGAGATCTCGCAGTCATTCTCACTGCACTCCTCGCCGGACTGCGGGCCGAAGAACTCCGCCTGGTCGACGTCGGTGACATACGGACGCTCGACGATGGCTCCGCGGTGATTAATGTGAAAGGCAAAGGCGGCAAGGAACGCAACGTCCCCATCGAATCAGCCCTGCTGGAGGTGATCGGTACGTATATGGATAGTCGTGCCGGACGGTTTCCTCAGGGCAAGAAGCGCACATCGTCGCCGAAGAGTACGCCATTGTCGGGCTGGCCGGCTTCCGTACCGCTATTCGTCGGTCGAGACGGTGAACGAATGACGCGTGGCACCCTACAGTCACGTATCAAGCGCGCGTTTAAACGGGCAGGGCCGGACGCGCGCCCCGTACCCGGCGCCCTGGTGCACGGCCTTCGTCACACCTATGCAACTGAGCTCGCGACCTCGAATGTCAGCGTCTACACACTGATGAAACTCCTTGGGCACGAGTCGATGACGACATCGCAGCGCTACGTCACGGCGGCGGGGATTGAAACACGAAGTGCGGCAGCGCAGAATCAGCTCTACTCCCTACTGACCGAACAACGGGAGGACGATGGGACGAGCTGAGAACGAAGCGATCCATGTGCCCCAACGACTTAGAAAGACTCCGCAATGAGTAAGCGAGTGAGCCTGATTCTCCGCGATGCGGACGAGGCGATGCTAGCTCCCTTCCTCCATCGGGGCTCGCCAGCTTTCGAGGTCCTGCGACAGTGGGCACACCACAATGACTATGCCTCGGGCGACATCAGCTCGGATGCCGCTGTACTGCGGACTCTGCTTCGGGTGGGCGCAGAGGCTATGCACGAACAAATCCTGGATGCTGGCTACGCCCAGCTTGCGTCCGAGTTCAATGGCGCATCAAAAAGATTCGAGCGACTGGCCGCACGGGGTCGTTCTGCGTCCCAGATCGACGAGCTCAGATGAGCCCGCTTGCGCCCCGCAGCGGTCACACGTATCAGGGCCGGCAAGTTCCGCACGACGGGATGGGCTTACGCACGGTGTTTGCGGCCCACTCTTCGGCGTCCGCCGAATGAATGGCGCACACCTTGACGTAGGCACCAGTCCACGGTCCGTTGTGCGGATTCTGACCGCTGATGGTGCGGCACGTGGCGTGATGCACCCGCGCGGTAGACACGCTGTAGTTACGGGCGATGTTCACGACGAAGCCTTCCGGGTTGGCGGCCAGCCAGGCCAGATAGCCAGCGTCGTCGTCCCGGAACTCGTGTGCGCGGGTGTGGTGATCCACTCCGGCGAGTGCAT is part of the Mycobacterium adipatum genome and harbors:
- a CDS encoding tyrosine-type recombinase/integrase, translating into MDNVDYPSFICEADRVPHETDPGYSVTEGVVEAAAVAQAVEEIPQWFQQFLDHRQASKPSAHTMKAYRRDFVAIANLLTGGEPARLSPADITRDSMRTAFAAFAADHEAASIRRCWSTWNMLCTFLYTNELLAANPMQLVARPKLKRPMPKALPRTAVEALLSAVTQESDTRRTDWKERDLAVILTALLAGLRAEELRLVDVGDIRTLDDGSAVINVKGKGGKERNVPIESALLEVIGTYMDSRAGRFPQGKKRTSSPKSTPLSGWPASVPLFVGRDGERMTRGTLQSRIKRAFKRAGPDARPVPGALVHGLRHTYATELATSNVSVYTLMKLLGHESMTTSQRYVTAAGIETRSAAAQNQLYSLLTEQREDDGTS